The stretch of DNA CGATTCGATCAGCTTTCGTTTCTCGGTCGAAACGATGCCTCTCATATGGGCACTCTGTATTACTTTAGTCTGGGAATCGGCATTGACCGTGCGGAAGACGAAACATTTGATGGATATGTCGTCGTTTTAGACGAACACGACCAGCCGTGTTCTCCTTATCGCGGAACGCTCCTGTGGAAACATGGTCAACTGGATCTGAATCAATTGACCCGAGACCGTTTGTCCGAAATGTTTGGAGAGTGGTACTGGATAGACACTGATGCCGATGAATCTATTGCGTTCTATGAGTATCCCGACTACGAAATGCAGATTGAAATGGCCCCCTGCGGAGTGGTCAGGCGATTGCTTCTGACAAGGTGTCCGCTGATGTCCGATCCTGCCCAAAGGGATTCGTATAATGTTGACAAACCGTGGCCACCAAAATTCGGCAGCTAACAATCGGTTGTCCCGCAAACTCAGGCCATGCGGCTTCCGAATGTAATGACGTGTACCGCAGCACAGTGACGCTGTATCGAACACATGATCAGCGATTTCGTTCGTGTATCGTCAGCTGCGGACAACATGCGAATTATCCTGCCATCCCGACGGTCGTGACTCGAATGACAATAGATTTCCTGCCGATGCCCTACGAATTCGTCTGTCGTTCACAAAAAGAACTGATGCTGGGTTTCCAAGGTGCCGGTGCCATCGTTCGCTTTGATCAACAGTGTTCTGTGAACTCACAACGGTAATGGCAGTAACGCTTACAGAAGAATCGAAGTCTATGAACCAGACGTTCGATCTCCTGCAGCATTTTTCTGGTATCAGCTGTAGCACATATTATTCGGTTGACCACACCGTCAGCAGTCTCAATAGGACTGGACTGTCAGGCGGGCCAGATCAACGTGAACCTCAACGGGTGCATCAGCTCCGTCTCGAATCACATCCAGATAAAGATGTCCATCGGAAACAGTAATGGCTTCGGACAGGTCGAACTCACTGGTAATCGAACCGCCATTAATTCCGACAATCATGTCACCAACCACGAGTCCTGCCAGATCAGCCGGGGAACCCGCATTAACTTTCTGAATCCCGTAAGCTGACAAGTCCGGAATCAGGATGCAGTCAATTCCGAAATACCAACTGGTGGCAACGATTCCAGGGCTCGGTGGACAATGGATCACTCGGAAATGGCATGGTGTCCAGCAGTCCCAGTAGCCTGGAGTCACGCAATAGTCCCACCAGTGACAGTGGTACGTGTCCCAGCAATGTCCGACAACGAAGTCCAGCCACCAATGACAGCGGGAACCCAGTGTTAAATTCCTGAGAGCCATTCTTCGCGATCTTCGGTACTGATTCGATAACCCAATTCCCACATGATAGGAACTACGGTTGCGTATCCTCGACAGCCCACCACGCAGATCTTTCCAATCGACCCTCTTCCTCAAATCCGGCTTGCGACCGACTCGGTTTCTCAAAACATCTTTGAAACGCTCCAATCCAATATTCGGTTTTCCGGAGCCAGTTCGACGCTTATTGCCCCGACGCTTATCATCGGGACGTTTTTCGATCTGCCGTTTGTCACCCCGACGCTTATCATCGGGACGTTTTTCGATCTGCCGTTTGTNNCCCCGACGCTTATCATCGGGACGTTTTTCGATCTGCTCGAAAAACGTCCCGATGATAAGCGTCGGGGGAACAAACGGCAGATCGAAAAACGTCCCGATGATAAGCGTCGGGGTGACAAACGGCAGATCGAAAAACGTCCCGATGATAAGCGTCGGGGGAACAAACGGCAGATCGAAAAACGTCCCGATGATAAGCGTCGGGGGAACAAACGGCAGATCGAAAAACGTCCCGATGATCTGCCGTTTGTCCCCCCGACGCTCATCATCGGGACGTTCTACGATCGGACGCCTGTCTGCGGGAGTCTTACCAAGGTCTCGTTTCGGAAGTTTAAGAACTGGAGGTTTAGCCGTCAGAGACTTCAGCTTTCCCTGTGCCTTGGTTTTTGGACTCACTTTCGGTCGGTTGGCTTTGCGGGTGACCCCGCGCTGAGAAGCTTTTTGTTTACTACGCACCGAACGATTTTTTAAACTCGACCGCGTTGTTTTTGGGCTCACTTTCGGTCGGTTAGCTTTGCGGGTGACCCCGCGCTGAGAAGCTTTTTGTTTACTACGCACCGAACGATTTTTTAAACTCGACCGCGTTGTTTTTGGACTCACTTTCGGTCGGTTAGCTTTGCGGGTGAGGGCTCGTCGAGACCGCCTTTCGTCGTTACGCGCCGAACGATTTTTCCGTCTTGCCGAATCTTTGGCGGCTACCAGGACTCCCGACTTAAAACTTTTCTTCCGACCTGAAGATTCAGCGAAACTGTGAGACTCGTTGATGACCGGCAACATCGTGCAAGCTGCGATCATGATAATTTTGACTGGTTGTAACATTGTGTCACCCCCGTAATGGATGGAATAACAGAAGGCCTGTCCTGGATGCTTTTCCATGAAGCGTTCTCTGTACCACTTCAGCAGCATTTTTTGCCCATGGGCGGGCAGGGGGTGTCCGAAATTCCAGTCAGTCGACACAACACATTGTTATAAAACATGTTACAGCTGACAAAAAAAATCGGCCTGAGTGGTGCCCGCAAACGTTGACCTTGATTTATTTTTCTATTCCTAAGCCTTTAGTGTCTCTTTTAAGCGGCGCGTTGTTTCTGTATGAGGTCATTTCGATTGCGCTTGTGGTTTGGCGGAAGCCGTGAGGATGAAGCTTCCGCCATCAGGTCATCCACATTTCTCCACATTACGGAACTCGTGCTGTCTTCATAGATTCGGGCTATGGTGCGCAGTTCGTACCCGAATGACGTGTCCCGCCTTGTAGTCTGGGCTCGGAGTGAGAGTGAGTTGGTCTAACACAGAGGCCGTGGCAAAACATCACGATCGTGTAAGCCTCACCGGGCGAACGCGCGTATTTTGATCCGCCATACGATTCTGAACGAATCGAAAATCTATGGAAAAACCAGAACGGTTTTGAACTGGCTGATCAACAGGACTGCAAAATCATCCTTCAAACAGTTTTACTGTCCCGGAAAGAAACGAGCTCACAGCGATGAAACCGTAAGCTCGTTACTTGTTAGCCGGACCAGTCCCTGTTCAGGGCAGGATCAGTCGTCTCGTCCACCCAGCAGTCCCGCACGCATCAAATAGTACAGCAGCGTCAGTAGCGTTGAGATGACGGCGGCAACATAGGTCAAAGCCGCCGCATTGAGTGTGCGGTCGATGCCGACTCGTTCATCGGTGTCGACGATACCGGCTTCCAGAACCAGCCGTTTGGCTCGTGCAGTTGCGTCAAATTCAACCGGCAAAGTTACCAGCTGAAACAGCAGTACGGCCGAAAAAAGGATCGCTCCAAATCCCACAATACCGGCACTGGACATGAACAAACCGACAACCATTACCAGATATCCGATATTGGAACCAACGCTGGCCATGGGTACTAACGCGGAACGCAGACCCAGTGGAGCGTATCCCTC from Fuerstiella sp. encodes:
- a CDS encoding zinc metallopeptidase, which gives rise to MHRFEAFNVFFDMGYILYVLIPGMIISGAASLMVRTAFNRYSKVRTRRGFTGAQAAKVLLDNAGIHDVDIVATQGHLSDHYNPQSRQLALSGDVYGSTSVAAVGIACHEAGHAIQHAEGYAPLGLRSALVPMASVGSNIGYLVMVVGLFMSSAGIVGFGAILFSAVLLFQLVTLPVEFDATARAKRLVLEAGIVDTDERVGIDRTLNAAALTYVAAVISTLLTLLYYLMRAGLLGGRDD
- a CDS encoding PDZ domain-containing protein, which gives rise to MRSKQKASQRGVTRKANRPKVSPKTKAQGKLKSLTAKPPVLKLPKRDLGKTPADRRPIVERPDDERRGDKRQIIGTFFDLPFVPPTLIIGTFFDLPFVPPTLIIGTFFDLPFVTPTLIIGTFFDLPFVPPTLIIGTFFEQIEKRPDDKRRGXKRQIEKRPDDKRRGDKRQIEKRPDDKRRGNKRRTGSGKPNIGLERFKDVLRNRVGRKPDLRKRVDWKDLRGGLSRIRNRSSYHVGIGLSNQYRRSRRMALRNLTLGSRCHWWLDFVVGHCWDTYHCHWWDYCVTPGYWDCWTPCHFRVIHCPPSPGIVATSWYFGIDCILIPDLSAYGIQKVNAGSPADLAGLVVGDMIVGINGGSITSEFDLSEAITVSDGHLYLDVIRDGADAPVEVHVDLARLTVQSY